From the genome of Burkholderia pyrrocinia:
CGCGACCGTGCGCGCGGCCTTGTCGTCGAGGTCGTCGCGCAGCGCGCCCTCGAAGATGCTCATGTCGATCCACGAATCGATCTTCGTCACGCCGATCCGCTCGCAGAACAGGTGGATGCTTTCGGGCGTGAAGCCGCGGCGGCGCACGCCGACGATCGTCGGCATCCGCGGGTCGTCCCAGCCGTCGACGTGGCCTTCGGTCACGAGCTGCAGCAGCTTGCGCTTGCTGGTGATCGCGTACGTGAGGTTCAGCCGCGAGAATTCGATCTGTTGCGGCAGCGGGCGCGTGAACATGCCGGCTTCCGCGAGTTCGTTCAGCACCCAGTCGTACAGCGGGCGGTGATCCTCGAACTCGAGCGTGCACAGCGAATGCGTGATGCCTTCGAGCGCATCCGAGATGCAGTGCGTGTAGTCGTACATCGGATATACGCACCATGCGTCGCCGGTGCGGTAGTGGTGCGCGTAGCGGATCCGGTAGATCACCGGGTCGCGCATGTTCATGTTCGGCGAAGCCATGTCGATCTTCGCGCGCAGCACGTGCTCGCCTTCCTTGAACTCGCCGGCCTTCATGCGGCGGAACAGGTCGAGGTTTTCGTCGGGCGTGCGGTCGCGGAACGGCGACGGCTTGCCGCCTTCCGTCAGCGAGCCGCGGTTCGCGCGCATTTCATCGGCGCTCTGGCTGTCGACGTAGGCCTTGCCGCGCTTGATCAGCAGCTCGGCGAACTCGTACAGCTTGTCGTAGTAGTCGCTCGCGAAATACTGGTGATCGACCGCGTCCTTGCGCCAGTCGAAGCCGAGCCAGCGTACCGCGTCGACGATCGAGTCGACGTATTCGACGCTTTCCTTTTCCGGGTTCGTGTCGTCGAAGCGCAGGTGGCACACGCCGCCGTAGTCGCGCGCGACGCTGAAGTTCAGGCAGATGCTCTTCGCGTGGCCGATGTGCAGATAGCCGTTCGGCTCGGGCGGGAAGCGCGTTTCGACGCGGCCGCCCCATTTGCCGGTGCGGTTGTCGTCGTCGATGATGTTGCGGATGAAATTGGAAGCCGCGGGGGCGTCGTTGCGTTCGGTGCTCATGCGGTTGGCGTCAGGTTGTGTCGGCGCGTCGCGCCGGTTTAATCCTCTAATTCTACCTGACCGGGGTCCGTCCCGCGCGGGTTGCGGGTGAGGGCCGTTGCGTTCGCGATGCGTACCGCAATATCTCGAGTGTGTGTCGGCTGTAACACGACGTAAATCGGATTGCCCGCGCCATTCGGGTTTTCCTATGATGGCTTCACCGAATCAATGCCGCCATTCGCGTAATTGCATGGCGGGAGGAAGCCAATAACCATGATGAAGAAGACCACTTTTCTCGTTCGTACCGCGGTGATCGTCGCGGCGCTGTCGCAACTCGGCGCATGCGCGATGACGCATACGCAACGCAATGCCGGTATCGGCGCGGCCGCGGGCGGCGCGCTCGGCTACCTGATCACGGGCGGCCCGGTCGGCACGGTTGCCGGCGCGGCGGCAGGCGGCCTGGTCGGCGCCGGCGTACGCTGATCGAAGCCGGCGCGCCTGAGCGCCGGCCGGTCGTGACATCGTCCTGAACACGTCACGACCCACCGCACACCCTTCCGGTTTTTTGACAGGCAGCATCAGGGAGAGGAGGGTGTGCGACACTTCGTCGACATCACATAACGACACCATTCGTCGACGAATCCTTTCATGAGCGACCCCCTCGTTTTCGTCCTGCCGGGCTACGGCAATTCCGGCCCGCTTCACTGGCAGAGCCGCTGGGAGCGCGCCGATGCGCGCTTCTCGCGGGTCGCGATGCCCGACTGGGACCGTGCGTTCCGCAATGGCTGGTGTCTCGCGCTCGATCGTGCGGTCGAAGCCGCGCGCGGGCCCGTGCTGATTGCCGGCCACAGCCTCGGCACGCTGACCACCGCGTGGTGGGCGACGCGCTATGCGCGCCCGGCCGCGCTCGCGAAAGTGCGCGGCGCGCTGCTCGTTGCGCTGCCCGATCCCGGCGGCCCGGCGTTTCCGGCCGACGCGCACGGCTTCGGGCCCGTGCCGCACGAGCGGCTGCCGTTTCCGACTTGCGTGGTCGCGAGCAGCGACGATCCGTACGGCTCGCTCGCGTTCGCGCGCGGCTGCGCGCACGCGTGGGGCAGTGAATTTCGCGAGATCGGCCCGCGCGGCCACATCAACGCGGACAGCGGGCTCGGCGACTGGCCGGCCGCACGCGGCTGGCTGGACGCGCTCGCGCGGTAGTCGCCGGTCGGGTAGCCGCCGCCGCGCGAGCCGTTGAAGCGTCCGTTCGTCAGATCGCCTGCTTCGCCTTCAACGCCGCAATCCGCGCGTCGTCGTAACCGAGCATGCCGCGCAGCACGTCGTCGGTTTGCGCGCCGAGCAGCGGCGGGGCCGTGCGCGCGTCGGGCGGCGTCGCGCTCATCCGGATCGGGTTGCGCACGAGCTGCACGTCCGCGCCGCACGGGTGCGGCAGCGACACCTGCATCCCGCGCGCGACGACCTGCTCGTTGTCGAACACCTCGTCGAGATCGTTGATCGGCCCGCACGGCACGCCGGCCGCTTCGAGCACGCCGATCCAGTCGGCCTTGCCGCGCGCCTTCACCATCTCCGCGAGGATCGGCACCAGCGTGTCGCGGTGGCGCACGCGCGACGGGTTCGTCGCGAAGCGCTCGTCGTCGGCCAGTTCGGGCCGGCCGCCGGCCTCGACGAACTTGCGGAACTGCCCGTCGTTGCCGACCGCGACGATGATCCACCCGTCGCTGGTCTGGAACGTCTGGTACGGCACGATGTTCGGATGCGCGTTGCCCCAGCGCGCCGGCGGCTTGCCGCTCGCGAGGAAGTTGGTGTTCATGTTCGCGAGCAGCGCGACCTGCACGTCGAGCAGCGCCATGTCGATGTACTGGCCTTCGCCGGTGCGGTCGCGGTGCGCGAGCGCGGCGAGCACGGCGATCGTCGAGTAGAGGCCGGTCGCGAGATCGGCGATCGCGACGCCGGCCTTCTGCGGGCCGCCGCCCGGCTCGCCGTCGCGCTCGCCGGTGATGCTCATGAAGCCGCCGATCCCCTGCACGATGAAGTCGTAGCCCGCGCGGTGCGCATACGGGCCCGTCTGGCCGAAGCCGGTGACCGAGCAGTAGACGAGATCGGGCTTCACCGCGCGCAGCGATTCGTAATCGAGCCCGTATTTCTTCAACTGGCCGACCTTGTAGTTCTCGAGCACGACGTCGCTTTGCGCGGCGAGTTCGCGCACGATCTGCTGGCCTTCGGGCGTCGCGATGTCGATCGTCACCGAGCGCTTGTTGCGGTTCGCCGCGAGGTAGTACGCGGCCTCGGCGGTATCCGCGCCGTCCGCGTCCTTCAGGTACGGCGGCCCCCAGTGGCGCGTGTCGTCGCCGGCGCCCGGGCGCTCGACCTTGATCACGTCCGCGCCGAAATCGGCAAGGGTCTGCGCGCACCACGGGCCCGCGAGCACGCGGGTGAGGTCCAGCACGCGGATATGGCTCAGGGCACCCATCGTCGAATCGTCTCCTTTCATGGCTGGCCTCCGTTGCTCGGCAAGGCCGATTGGCATGCCGAGCATCTTAAGGCGAATCGGCCGCGCGGGTGGCCTGGAGCCCGTTATTAGCGGGAACAGGCTCCGGCCGGGCCGGCCGGATGGCCGAGCCGCTTTGCCGGCGCTTTGCCCGGAAGCCGGCCCCGATCCCGTATAATCGATCGTTTCCGAATCCATGCCGCCGCGCGTCCCGCCAAGGGCGCCGGCGTTTGAAGCCGTCTTTGCCAGACTGTCCCCGCACGCCATGAAAGCTGCCGAAATCCGCGAGAAATTCCTCAAATTCTTCGAATCGAAGGGCCATACGATCGTCCGCTCGTCGAGCCTCGTGCCCGGTAACGACCCCACGCTGATGTTCACGAACTCGGGCATGGTCCAGTTCAAGGACGTCTTCCTCGGCACGGACCCGCGCCCGTATTCGCGCGCCACGACGGCGCAGCGCAGCGTGCGCGCGGGCGGCAAGCACAACGACCTCGAAAACGTCGGCTACACGGCGCGCCACCACACGTTCTTCGAGATGCTCGGCAACTTCTCGTTCGGCGACTACTTCAAGCACGACGCGATCCGCTTCGCGTGGGAGCTGCTGACCACGGTCTACCAGCTGCCTAAGGAAAAGCTGTGGGTCACCGTCTACCAGGAAGACGACGAGGCGTACGACATCTGGGCGAAGGAAGTCGGCGTGCCGGCCGAGCGCATCATCCGGATCGGCGACAACAAGGGCGCACGCTACGCGTCGGACAACTTCTGGACGATGGGCGACACGGGCCCGTGCGGCCCGTGCACGGAAATCTTCTACGACCACGGCCCGGACGTGTGGGGCGGCCCGCCGGGGTCGCCTGAAGAAGACGGCGACCGCTACATCGAGATCTGGAACCTCGTGTTCATGCAGTTCAACCGCGACGCGCAGGGCAACATGACGCGCCTGCCGAAGCAGTCGGTCGATACCGGCATGGGCCTCGAGCGCCTCGCCGCGGTGCTGCAGCACGTGCACAGCAACTACGAGATCGACCTGTTCCAGAACCTGATCAAGGCCGCCGCGCGCGTGACCGAGATCAGCGACCTCACCAACAACTCGCTGAAGGTGATCGCCGATCACATCCGCGCATGCTCGTTCCTGATCGTCGACGGCGTGATTCCCGGCAACGAAGGCCGCGGCTACGTGCTGCGCCGGATCGTGCGCCGCGCGATCCGCCACGGCTACAAGCTCGGCCGCAAGGGTTCGTTCTTCCACAAGCTGGTGGCCGACCTCGTCGCCGAGATGGGCGTCGCGTATCCGGAGCTGAAGGAAGCCGAGCAGCGCGTGACCGACGTGCTGCGCCAGGAAGAAGAGCGCTTCTTCGAGACGATCGAGCACGGGATGTCGATCCTCGAGGGCGCGCTGGCCGACGTCGAGGCGAAGGGCGGCAAGATGCTCGACGGCGAACTCGCGTTCAAGCTGCACGATACCTACGGCTTCCCGCTCGACCTCACGGCCGACGTGTGCCGCGAGCGCGGGATGACGGTCGACGAGCCGGCGTTCGACGACGCGATGGCGCGCCAGCGCGAGCAGGCGCGCGCGGCCGGCAAGTTCAAGGCCACGCAGGGCCTCGAATACACGGGCGCGAAGACCACCTTCCACGGCTACGAGGAAATCGCGTTCGACGATGCGAAGGTCGTCGCGCTGTACGTCGACGGTTCGTCGGTCAACGAAGTGAAGGCCGGCCAGGATGCGGTCGTCGTGCTCGACCACACGCCGTTCTACGCGGAATCGGGCGGCCAGGTCGGCGACCAGGGCGTGCTCGCGAATGCGTCGACGCGCTTCGCGGTGGCCGACACGCTGAAGGTGCAGGCCGACGTGGTCGGCCACCACGGCTCGCTCGAGCAGGGCACGCTGAAGGTCGGCGACGTGCTGCGCGCGGAAATCGACGCGCACCGCCGCGCACGCACGCAGCGCAACCACTCGGCCACCCACCTGATGCACAAGGCGCTGCGCGAAGTGCTCGGCGCGCACGTGCAGCAGAAGGGTTCGCTGGTCGACGCGGAAAAAACCCGTTTCGACTTCGCGCACAACGCGCCGATGACGGACGATGAAATCCGTCGCGTCGAGCAGATCGTCAACAACGAAATCCTCGCGAACGCGCCGGGCATCGTGCGCGTGATGCCGTACGACGAAGCGGTGAAGGGCGGCGCGATGGCGCTGTTCGGCGAGAAGTACGGCGATGAAGTGCGCGTGCTCGATCTCGGCTTTTCGCGCGAACTGTGCGGCGGCACGCACGTGCACCGCACCGGCGACATCGGCTTCTTCAAGATCGTCGTCGAAGGCGGCGTCGCGGCCGGCATCCGCCGCGTCGAGGCGATCACCGGCGACAACGCGGTGCGTTTCGTGCAGGATCTCGACGCGCGCGTGAACGAAGCGGCGGCCGCGCTGAAGGCGCAGCCGTCGGAGCTCACGCAGCGCATCGCGCAGGTGCAGGACCAGGTGAAGTCGCTCGAGAAGGAACTGGGCGCGCTGAAGTCGAAGCTCGCATCGAGCCAGGGCGACGAGCTTGCGCAGCAGGCCGTCGAAATCGGCGGCGTGTACGTGCTGGCCGCGACGCTCGACGGCGCCGATGCGAAGACGCTGCGTGAAACGGTCGACAAGCTGAAGGACAAGCTGAAGAGCGCGGCGATCGTGCTGGCGGCAGTCGAAGGCGGCAAGGTCAGCCTGATCGCGGGCGTCACGCCCGACGCGAGCAAGAAGGTCAAGGCTGGCGAGCTCGTGAACTTCGTTGCGCAGCAGGTCGGCGGCAAGGGCGGCGGCCGTCCGGACATGGCGCAGGCAGGCGGCACCGAGCCGGCCAACCTGCCGGGCGCGCTGGCTGGCGTCAAGGGCTGGGTCGAAGAGCGTCTTTGATCGGGCCTGGCCTGCGCGGCGCCCGCGAGGGCGGAGCGCAGGCCGGCACCGCGCGGTTCTTTCGACGGAATCGCATGAAACGACCCGATCGGCATGGGTGCCGGTCGGGTCGTTTTGCGTTTACGCGCGGTGCGAGGGGGCGATCCGCCACCATGCGTGACGCACGAACGGTTGCCCGGCACGCAAACGGACGGTGCGCGAGTTCGCCGTCGCGTGTCCGTTGGCGGATCGCTTCAGGCCGGTTGCGCCACGCGCGGTTTCCGCGGTTTCTGTACTGCGTCCGGCTGCCGCGCGGCCTCCCCGAGCGCGTCGCGCAGCGCGGCGAGCGCCGCCGACGCATAACCTTGCCGCCACGCCAACAGCGTATCGATCCCTTCGAATTCCGGAATCGCATGCGCGGTGATGTGGTCGGTTTCCGGCTGCAGGTCGAGCACCGAGCGCGGCGCGACCGCGATGCCCGCGCCGGCCGCGACGCACGCGACGATCGCGTGATACGAGCCGAGTTCGAGCACGCGCGCCGGCTTCATCCCGTGCGCCGCATACCACTGCTCGACGTACTTCCGATACGTGCAGCCGCGCTCGAACGCGATCAGCGTCGGTAGTATCACGTCGCGCGGCGTGCGCACCGGCGGATGGCCGCGCGGCGTGAGCAACACGAGATCCTCGCGGAAGACCGGCACCGTCTCGAACGTATCGGGCAGCGTGTCCGGCGCCGGCGGGCGCGCGAACAGCGCGGCGTCGATCTCGAAGTCGCGCACCTTGCCGATCAGCCAGCCCGTCGTGCCCGTCACGAGCTCGAGCGACACGTCGGGCCATGCGTGGTGATAGCGGGCGAGCACGGTCGGCAGCCGGCTCGCGGCCGTGCTCTCCATCGTGCCGAGCCGTAGCCGCCCACGCGGCGTGTCCTCGCGCACCGCGTCGCGCGCCTCGTCGGCGAGCGCCAGCAGGCGCTCCGCATACGGCAGCAGCGTGTGCCCGGCCGGCGTCAGCACGAGCCGACGGCCGTCGCGCACGAACAGCGCCGCGCCGAGTTC
Proteins encoded in this window:
- a CDS encoding RBBP9/YdeN family alpha/beta hydrolase, encoding MSDPLVFVLPGYGNSGPLHWQSRWERADARFSRVAMPDWDRAFRNGWCLALDRAVEAARGPVLIAGHSLGTLTTAWWATRYARPAALAKVRGALLVALPDPGGPAFPADAHGFGPVPHERLPFPTCVVASSDDPYGSLAFARGCAHAWGSEFREIGPRGHINADSGLGDWPAARGWLDALAR
- the alaS gene encoding alanine--tRNA ligase; translated protein: MKAAEIREKFLKFFESKGHTIVRSSSLVPGNDPTLMFTNSGMVQFKDVFLGTDPRPYSRATTAQRSVRAGGKHNDLENVGYTARHHTFFEMLGNFSFGDYFKHDAIRFAWELLTTVYQLPKEKLWVTVYQEDDEAYDIWAKEVGVPAERIIRIGDNKGARYASDNFWTMGDTGPCGPCTEIFYDHGPDVWGGPPGSPEEDGDRYIEIWNLVFMQFNRDAQGNMTRLPKQSVDTGMGLERLAAVLQHVHSNYEIDLFQNLIKAAARVTEISDLTNNSLKVIADHIRACSFLIVDGVIPGNEGRGYVLRRIVRRAIRHGYKLGRKGSFFHKLVADLVAEMGVAYPELKEAEQRVTDVLRQEEERFFETIEHGMSILEGALADVEAKGGKMLDGELAFKLHDTYGFPLDLTADVCRERGMTVDEPAFDDAMARQREQARAAGKFKATQGLEYTGAKTTFHGYEEIAFDDAKVVALYVDGSSVNEVKAGQDAVVVLDHTPFYAESGGQVGDQGVLANASTRFAVADTLKVQADVVGHHGSLEQGTLKVGDVLRAEIDAHRRARTQRNHSATHLMHKALREVLGAHVQQKGSLVDAEKTRFDFAHNAPMTDDEIRRVEQIVNNEILANAPGIVRVMPYDEAVKGGAMALFGEKYGDEVRVLDLGFSRELCGGTHVHRTGDIGFFKIVVEGGVAAGIRRVEAITGDNAVRFVQDLDARVNEAAAALKAQPSELTQRIAQVQDQVKSLEKELGALKSKLASSQGDELAQQAVEIGGVYVLAATLDGADAKTLRETVDKLKDKLKSAAIVLAAVEGGKVSLIAGVTPDASKKVKAGELVNFVAQQVGGKGGGRPDMAQAGGTEPANLPGALAGVKGWVEERL
- a CDS encoding glutamine--tRNA ligase/YqeY domain fusion protein; the protein is MSTERNDAPAASNFIRNIIDDDNRTGKWGGRVETRFPPEPNGYLHIGHAKSICLNFSVARDYGGVCHLRFDDTNPEKESVEYVDSIVDAVRWLGFDWRKDAVDHQYFASDYYDKLYEFAELLIKRGKAYVDSQSADEMRANRGSLTEGGKPSPFRDRTPDENLDLFRRMKAGEFKEGEHVLRAKIDMASPNMNMRDPVIYRIRYAHHYRTGDAWCVYPMYDYTHCISDALEGITHSLCTLEFEDHRPLYDWVLNELAEAGMFTRPLPQQIEFSRLNLTYAITSKRKLLQLVTEGHVDGWDDPRMPTIVGVRRRGFTPESIHLFCERIGVTKIDSWIDMSIFEGALRDDLDDKAARTVAVLDPLKLVIDNYPEGQEEACTAPVHPHHPERGVRTFPISRELWIEREDFVENPPKGYFRLFPGNKVRLRYGYVIECTGFDKDADGNVTAVHCNYFPDSKSGTDGANTYKVKGNIHWVSAKHAQPAEVRIYDRLFKEPHPDAGGANFLEALNPDSKKIVQAYVEPGNSDIAPETRLQFERHGYFVADRVDSKPGKPVFNRIVGLRDSWGKPA
- a CDS encoding CaiB/BaiF CoA transferase family protein is translated as MGALSHIRVLDLTRVLAGPWCAQTLADFGADVIKVERPGAGDDTRHWGPPYLKDADGADTAEAAYYLAANRNKRSVTIDIATPEGQQIVRELAAQSDVVLENYKVGQLKKYGLDYESLRAVKPDLVYCSVTGFGQTGPYAHRAGYDFIVQGIGGFMSITGERDGEPGGGPQKAGVAIADLATGLYSTIAVLAALAHRDRTGEGQYIDMALLDVQVALLANMNTNFLASGKPPARWGNAHPNIVPYQTFQTSDGWIIVAVGNDGQFRKFVEAGGRPELADDERFATNPSRVRHRDTLVPILAEMVKARGKADWIGVLEAAGVPCGPINDLDEVFDNEQVVARGMQVSLPHPCGADVQLVRNPIRMSATPPDARTAPPLLGAQTDDVLRGMLGYDDARIAALKAKQAI
- a CDS encoding LysR family transcriptional regulator, with translation MDLAALAIFRAVVRENGVTRAAAKLNRVQSNVTTRIKQLEEELGAALFVRDGRRLVLTPAGHTLLPYAERLLALADEARDAVREDTPRGRLRLGTMESTAASRLPTVLARYHHAWPDVSLELVTGTTGWLIGKVRDFEIDAALFARPPAPDTLPDTFETVPVFREDLVLLTPRGHPPVRTPRDVILPTLIAFERGCTYRKYVEQWYAAHGMKPARVLELGSYHAIVACVAAGAGIAVAPRSVLDLQPETDHITAHAIPEFEGIDTLLAWRQGYASAALAALRDALGEAARQPDAVQKPRKPRVAQPA
- a CDS encoding ornithine acetyltransferase — its product is MMKKTTFLVRTAVIVAALSQLGACAMTHTQRNAGIGAAAGGALGYLITGGPVGTVAGAAAGGLVGAGVR